A genomic stretch from Hoplias malabaricus isolate fHopMal1 chromosome 4, fHopMal1.hap1, whole genome shotgun sequence includes:
- the LOC136695450 gene encoding ras-related protein Rab-19-like, with protein sequence MQPSGLEQDDSFDFLFKIILIGDTNVGKTCVVHSFKTGIFSERQQNTIGVDFTVRTLNIEGKKVKMQVWDTAGQERFRTITQSYYRSAHGAMIAYDITRKTTFDSIPHWINEVEQYGAANVLLALIGNKCDLGSERQVEFTEACSIAKERGILVALETSAKENQNVEKAFMMMAQELMVQNGLAVKDDAWVNSPGILLRSNSRPITCPTSTPEKKGCDC encoded by the exons ATGCAGCCATCTGGACTAGAACAGGACGACAGCTTTGATTTCTTGTTCAAAATCATCCTGATTGGAGACACAAATGTAGGAAAAACCTGTGTGGTTCATAGCTTTAAGACAGGAATCTTCTCAGAGAGACAACAGAACACCATTGGGGTGGACTTCACTGTGCGAACTCTCAACATAGAGGGCAAAAAAGTAAAG ATGCAGGTGTGGGACACTGCGGGTCAGGAGCGTTTCCGCACCATCACTCAGAGTTACTATCGCAGTGCCCATGGAGCCATGATCGCCTACGATATCACACGAAAGACCACATTTGATTCCATTCCACACTGGATCAACGAAGTGGAGCAGTATGGAGCTGCCAATGTTCTGCTAGCCCTGATAG GTAACAAGTGTGATCTGGGATCTGAGAGACAGGTTGAGTTCACTGAAGCGTGCTCAATTGCAAAGGAGAGAGGCATTTTAGTGGCTCTAGAAACCTCTGCGAAGGAGAACCAGAATGTAGAAAAGGCTTTTATGATGATGGCCCAAGAGCTAATGGTGCAAAATGGACTGGCTGTGAAAGATGATGCATGGGTCAATTCACCTGGAATCTTACTGCGCTCCAACTCTAGGCCCATTACTTGCCCAACATCTACACCTGAAAAAAAGGGGTGCGATTGCTAA
- the terfa gene encoding telomeric repeat binding factor a, with protein sequence MAVATTRRSYEETINRWVFDFYVFRAVDAFRNGDYSSFTQFRNLIEALVVRPICGDCDEMMIKLRFMQFLSRINDGNIPGVSFQNGLIPLESALKIFEDICAEMVVPQKDLERVHISIREMLVIVCIKNEQFEKAADMLHKHFPKGKDSAGKKKLFEDLIKKKCNRHSVITSSSYSEFKQDMLDFIDKLYTLPEPSLDKFLNIGVSGAVQTERVQPSFQSRTVQNTQQTNDQTFREHHSPLKSELNTPARNGPSSSVCMCLSKLKIVYQELAKIFSVSASFSQLKQEVEEEAEQNDEMHLVAQDFNLTLSETPREHCFNEDELNGIEVNERTLEAESNRAELTSSRQSSTVILSEDPLRQNQITQQAVEQEQVCAVSLDALTGIVAQTSSSASVVASYQSSDFNSAASESTNPHVPNSSHENNENSPGAAVSAVTVAQLVMEDDSQPSEMETTDCSQNISPVKAGCSEDNPLSSLPTNSTPVRRTRRPAANRKSIPCEPEPASPEQPTEPEHCSTPSRGASPKPSSSDCTPDKPQKQKTKRHRSDEGSVMNSPHTDKRHQSTFKRWMNMSGVQEEWSDEESLFSASTSRGKGSSSLESHGKRKKWTEEESEWVRKGVALYGEGRWEKIKTLYPFKGRTAVNIKDRWRTMKKLNIV encoded by the exons ATGGCGGTCGCTACAACAAGGCGCAGCTATGAAGAGACGATAAACAGATGGGTTTTTGACTTCTATGTTTTCAGAGCTGTCGACGCGTTTCGAAATGGAGATTACAGCAGTTTTACACAGTTCAGGAACCTTATCGAAG CTTTGGTGGTCAGACCCATCTGTGGAGACTGTGATGAAATGATGATCAAACTGCGTTTCATGCAGTTTCTGTCACGAATAAATGATGGAAACATACCTG GTGTTTCATTTCAGAATGGCCTAATACCGCTAGAGTCTGCCTTGAAGATCTTTGAAGACATCTGTGCAGAAATGGTTGTTCCCCAGAAAGACTTGGAGCGAGTGCACATCTCAATCAGGGAAATG CTTGTTATTGTCTGCATTAAGAATGAACAATTTGAAAAAGCTGCGGACATGCTGCACAAGCACTTTCCCAAAGGAAAGGATTCAGCAGGAAAG AAAAAGCTGTTTGAGGATCTGATTAAAAAGAAATGCAACAGACATTCTGTGattacatcatcatcatacAGTGAATTTAAACAGGACATGCTGGACTTCATTGATAAACTCTACACCCTTCCAGAGCCTTCTCTAGACAAG tttttgAACATTGGAGTTTCTGGAGCAGTTCAGACAGAGCGTGTGCAGCCGTCCTTTCAGAGCAGAACCGTGCAGAACACACAACAGACAAATGACCAGACGTTTAGAGAACATCATTCTCCACTGAAATCTGAACTAAACACACCAGCCAGAAATGGTCCCAG TTCATCAGTTTGCATGTGTCTGAGCAAGTTGAAGATCGTTTATCAAGAACTTGCCAagattttttcagtttcagcttCCTTCTCTCAGCTGAAGCaagaagtggaggaggaggcagaACAGAATGATGAAATGCACCTTGTCGCACAAGATTTTAACCTTACACTTTCTGAAACGCCGAGAGAACACTGTTTCAACGAGGACGAGTTGAATGGCATAGAGGTTAATGAAAGGACCTTGGAGGCAGAGTCCAATAGAGCTGAGCTGACCTCTAGTAGACAGTCTAGCACTGTGATTCTCAGTGAAGATCCATTACGACAAAACCAAATCACACAACAGGCAGTGGAACAGGAACAAGTATGTGCAGTAAGCTTAGATGCATTAACAGGTATCGTTGCACAAACATCAAGTAGTGCCTCTGTTGTAGCTTCATACCAAAGCAGTGATTTTAATTCAGCTGCTTCAGAAAGCACAAATCCACATGTGCCAAATTCATCTCATGAAAATAATGAGAATAGCCCAGGAGCAGCTGTATCCGCTGTCACAGTAGCACAGTTAGTGATGGAGGATGATAGTCAGCCCAGCGAAATGGAAACCACAGATTGTTCACAGAATATCAGTCCAGTGAAAGCAGGATGTAGTGAAGATAATCCACTCAGCTCACTGCCTACAAACTCCACGCCAGTCAGGAGAACCCGCAGGCCAGCTGCCAACAG AAAGAGTATTCCTTGTGAACCAGAGCCTGCGTCCCCCGAGCAACCCACTGAACCAGAGCACTGTTCCACACCCAGCAGAGGGGCATCTCCCAAACCTTCTTCCTCTGATTGCACGCCTGATAAACcccaaaaacagaaaacaaaaag GCACAGAAGTGACGAGGGAAGTGTGATGAACTCTCCACACACAGATAAACGACATCAGTCCACCTTCAAAAG GTGGATGAATATGTCTGGAGTTCAGGAGGAGTGGAGTGATGAAGAATCGCTATTTAGTGCCTCCACATCTAGAG gaaAAGGCTCATCGAGCCTTGAAAGCCACGGCAAAAGAAAG AAGTGGACAGAGGAAGAATCAGAGTGGGTGAGGAAAGGAGTGGCTTTATATGGAGAAGGCAGATGGGAGAAAATCAAGACTTTATACCCTTTCAAAGGCCGTACAGCAGTCAATATCAAAGACCGTTGGCGCACAATGAAAAAGCTGAATATTGTCTAA
- the ckap4 gene encoding cytoskeleton-associated protein 4 gives MAAKNRNKNSNSNEKTPANQQDDVAKKSKVVKTDSASVPSSGSSSGKLSKLISGLCYLVLISGAGFASFYLQQILTEVNQISVRNKESVQKNSEMVHNVEQALQQVSSMKSSLDGLEASVARTQAEVEITNRAVRKSETETRRVEEVVQKLQNEILRDLSEGIQEVKEARENDFSSLERTLEDRLAELSRSIADSVAEFAGAQGEAQTQLSELKARLEEHNDPDLLKHELTSITTTVAELHTASEVADGNMGVLREQIASVGAELQTRNKEVASLSEEIEAVRSLVQSTAGMLRQEVSTSQVSVQAMADRLQSLQDGQDQVKEGLQSLEQELRLELLKVQKKGDDLEVRLKSAEDSTETLATSALEQANRLEALLAKYNSLESSQAAQSNVVKKESQALKEELEALKSTLGDLQISVDSLEGTNNMLEAVEQKLDNLGDGQASETDLQFEESESHREEESENSVANEESVNEEVVEETEKEESVNEEVVEEETANEEALETVMEEEITVEEEEEEGH, from the exons ATGGCAgcgaaaaacagaaataaaaactcCAACTCAAACGAAAAAACGCCCGCAAACCAACAAGATGACGTGGCGAAGAAAAGTAAAGTTGTTAAAACGGACAGTGCCTCGGTTCCGAGTTCTGGGTCCAGCTCTGGAAAACTGAGCAAGCTGATATCTGGActgtgttatttggttttaatcTCCGGGGCTGGATTTGCATCGTTTTATTTGCAGCAAATTTTAACTGAGGTGAACCAGATAAGCGTGCGGAATAAAGAATCAGTGCAGAAGAACTCAGAGATGGTCCACAATGTTGAACAGGCTCTTCAACAG GTGAGCTCTATGAAGTCTTCTCTGGATGGTTTAGAGGCTTCTGTGGCCCGAACTCAGGCTGAGGTGGAGATCACTAACCGGGCTGTAAGGAAGAGTGAAACTGAGACCAGACGTGTTGAGGAAGTAGTCCAAAAACTCCAGAATGAAATCCTCCGTGATCTCTCTGAAGGAATCCAGGAGGTGAAGGAGGCACGGGAGAATGATTTCTCCTCCCTGGAGCGCACCCTGGAGGATCGATTGGCTGAACTCAGCCGCTCCATTGCTGACAGTGTGGCAGAGTTCGCTGGGGCCCAGGGTGAAGCCCAAACACAACTCAGTGAGCTCAAAGCCAGGCTTGAGGAACACAACGACCCAGATCTCCTCAAACATGAGCTCACATCCATTACCACCACTGTAGCTGAGCTGCATACTGCCAGTGAGGTTGCTGATGGAAACATGGGAGTCCTCAGGGAGCAGATTGCATCAGTAGGGGCAGAGCTACAGACTAGGAACAAGGAAGTGGCTTCCTTGTCAGAAGAGATAGAAGCAGTGAGGTCTCTAGTGCAAAGCACTGCTGGAATGTTGAGACAAGAAGTGTCCACATCTCAGGTCAGTGTGCAGGCCATGGCTGACCGACTCCAAAGCCTGCAGGATGGGCAGGATCAGGTCAAGGAGGGCCTCCAGAGCCTGGAGCAGGAGCTGAGATTAGAGCTATTAAAAGTTCAGAAGAAAGGTGATGATCTGGAGGTCCGGCTGAAATCTGCAGAAGATAGCACAGAAACACTGGCAACATCAGCCTTAGAGCAGGCAAACAGACTCGAAGCACTTCTCGCCAAATACAACTCTCTTGAGAGCTCTCAAGCTGCCCAGAGCAATGTGGTCAAAAAGGAAAGTCAGGCACTGAAAGAAGAGCTGGAGGCGTTGAAGAGCACTCTGGGGGATCTACAGATCAGTGTTGATTCTTTAGAAGGTACCAATAACATGTTAGAAGCAGTGGAGCAGAAGCTGGATAATCTTGGAGATGGACAGGCTTCAGAAACAGATTTACAATTTGAGGAATCGGAGAGCCATAGGGAGGAGGAATCTGAGAACTCTGTAGCGAATGAAGAGTCAGTGAATGAGGAGGTTGTTgaggaaacagaaaaagaagaatCAGTGAATGAGGAGGTTGTTGAGGAGGAAACAGCAAATGAAGAGGCACTTGAGACAGTAATGGAGGAGGAGATAACAgttgaggaagaggaggaagaggggcATTGA